The nucleotide sequence GCTCAAAGCTTTTAGGCCGGTGCATCCAATAAAACATTGCCTTTCAATGTAAATTTCCTGTACTTTTAAGGATTAGTAAAAAATTCCTATATTATTTACAGAATTATAATTTTCTAACTTGCCCATGGTGACAAAAGAATTTCAGAAATTACAGGGTGATGTCGTAAAGATTATGTCACATTTTCCTGTGCTAGTTAACAGCTAATGCAGTATACTATATGTGACACAAAGAATTGTGGGCTTCACCTCATCAACAATTACTGGAGTCGTTTGTACTTCTTACAGGTTATTAAACATAATTACAGTTTCTGTTTTGTAAGCCTGGCACATATTGTACGGTATATGTGGGTTTAAAGTGTGCCGAGTATAGCACCAACAGCTGGTGGAGAGATAAGAACTTTACTGTTAACAGTCAAGAGACTGGCATCCTTTGGGTAATCTTTCTGCCTATATCATTTAGTTTGCTTGCAGTTAGCATCCATGCTGGCTCCACATTCACTCAAGCTCAGCATACTATACGATACAGTACTGCGTCAGAAACTAAAAAGCTTATTCGTTATGGACATGGGCTTTAAATAGAAAAGTATTCATTCTAATAGATGCCCCACAAAGATGTCCCTTCTGGTGTTACTGATCAGTGTCCAGTGCTTTCCCCCAGGTGGGTGTCCAACTGACTAGTTTATTGTTGTTCATTGGTTCAGGGGGAGCTGTCCTTGTTAACCTTTAGAGGTAATTTAGAGGAAATTTCACCCAATGTAATGTTTTTTGACGGATCAATATTTTTTGGCGTGATGAGAGACATCTACAAAGTCAAGTGGATTGAATATGGCCCGTAGATCGCTTTATGCTACGCATGATTATGAATAAACAAAATGTACACAAAGTTATTTGTTTTAGTAGCGCTTTTCATGACTAGCCAGGTACACGGGTAATCCCTTCAGGCTAGCCTGGGGGGTTTCCAACCCACACACTCAGCAACGTTGATTACCCTCTCCAGCAGATCATCCAGGACGTAGCCAGAGCTCCTCAGAGACAGGACATCAGATCTACCATCTCTCCACTCTgtagagaaacacagcaggtcagACCAGATACTGGGCTGGTTAGATTCCTACTCAGGGAACACATATGGAACATTCAACTGACTGaaggacagacatacagaaaaaTAGACAGACAAGTAGGCTGCAAGCAGGTAAAGtatctagacagacagacaaacatacacatacatacagacaaacacagacaagtaggcagacagacatgcatctTACTCAGCGTCTGCACTGATCCAGTCTCAGATCTCCAATCAGAATCatcgtctctctcagctctgttgTCTCCACTTactgcacaacaacaacatacaaaTAACTAAACAAGGTCAAGTATTACGTAGCTTTTTACATCCATTGACAAACACAGATAACAATACAGACTGGTAAATGCACAGACagctatagctcagtggttgagTATTAGACTGTAGTTCAAGGGatcacaggttcaaatacccCTGTACATGACTTGGACAAAATTATTGCAAAGAAATGTAAtacgtatgtatttatttaaaataataatgAGTATTGAACTGGTTCTTGTTACGGACACATGTTTATAGCTTTatatttctgtctgtgtctgtatagtTGTGTTGTTTATTGTCTTCCCTTCTGTTTCTACCATCTCTCATTCAACATTCAGGTGAATTTACAATTATTATGAACTTACAATTATTTATGTACTGGAGCTGCTGTTAGTACAGTACATAGTCAATACTCACTGCTTGGAGGGAAGTCCATTCTTCTGGCTCCAGTCACAGGCAGTGGTGACGTCTTATTAATAAAAGGAACCAATAAACTGAATTACATAGCTCTTTTGTGAATCTGAGTCTTCAGAAATAAGTATGAAAGTACCTGAACAGATCATCTAGTAGTCTACGTACCGGTCCTTGTGGTTCCCTGCTGTGTGCAGGTTCAGGGGTTAATCTGATGTGTGGAGATCTGTGTGGGTTACTCCCTGAACTGTGGTGAGAAAGTATGGAGGTCTGGGAGCCGTAGCCAGAGCTCCCCAGAGACGGGACATCAGATCTACTTGGTCTCCACTCTgtagagaaacacagcaggtcagATACTGGGCTGGTTAGATTCCTACTCAGGGACCACATATGGAACATTAAACTGACTGaaggacagacatacagaaaaaTAGACAGACAAGTAGGCTGCAAGCAGGTAAAGTATCTAGACAGACTGACATACAGACAAacccagacaggcaggcaggcagacatcttACTCTCAAGGCTCAGCAGTGATTCAGCTTCAGATCTCCAATCAGAATCATCGTCTCTCTCAGGTCTGCTGTCTCCACTcactgcacaacaacaacatacaaaTAACTAAACAAGGTCAAGTATTACGTAGCTTTTTACATTCATTGACAAACACAGATAACAATACAGACTGGTAAATGCACAGACAGCTATAGCTCAGAGTATTAGACTGTAGCTCAAAATATCACAGGTTCAAATACTCCTGTATATGACTTGGACAAAATAGTTTGCAAAAAAATGTAAtacatatgtatttatttaaaataagaATTCAACATATGGAATATTAAAATGATTATTATTGTGCTGGTTCTTGTTACGAAcaaatgtttatatatttaaatttcTGTCTGTGTCCGTATAGTTGTGTGTTGTCTTGTTTCTACCATCTCTCATTTAACATTCAGGTGAATTTACAATTATTTTGTGCCAGAGCTTATGTTAGTACAGTAAATAGTCAATCCTCACTCAGTGGAGGGAAGTCCATGCTCCTGGCTCTTCTTACAGGCAGTAGTGACGTCTGATACTCTTCAGAACTCCAGTTCATTTCTTTAGTGCCCTCCATCTCAGGGTAAAACACATCTCCACTGTTTgctgccaccatctcctccatcttgtccaacagctcagtgacctgagtgtcatcacccctgttcccattgttgaggacatgatacctgttcccacatttctcaacaagccactggagggccttcccttctgtctcaatgtgctgctcaatggTTGTGTCTCCCAGACGGTCCCCACAGGTGAACAGCACTATAGTGTGACTCCAGACTCTCTCACTGAGAAGCTGCAAGTGTCCCTCTACTGAATTGGCTTCTTCTTCTCTGAATGCAACATCCAAGGCTATGACCAGTAGGATAGTGTGGGgccctggaggacacagagacacactgcgtaCTATCTCCTGTTTAACCAGCTCAGTAGTGTTCTCTAGAGGGTGATCCCTCCACCATCCTGGAGTGTCGACCACagtgacctgcctccctgctacttctccctgtctcttcacacactgagcagttgtcctcaggtcaaactcctctccgcccaggatggtgtttcctgatgaTCTCTTCCCTGCACGTTTCACCCCCAGCAGCAAAATCCTCagctctgagagatggagggagtcacctgtgtgagagagagaaggatgagcatAGAGAGAAACATTTCTAAACAACAGTTTATTCCCTAAAGATATTCCTAACTGTGTATACATCTAGTGTAGCTTTATATAATATCTTATTGTTCTATTAAAAAATCCAAACGGCACAGTGTTAATACATAAACACTTGACGTGAAACAATGCATAGATTGACAGTACACCAGTGTTGAGTTACAAACTACTTGTCATTTGGCGACTATAAGGGCTACTGTATGAATCATGTTAGTGGTCTTCTACCCTGGTGTTCAGGGCCCACTGGCCTGCATAGATGTTTGCTTCATACAACACACCTGATTTCAAATGATTCTGCAGAGACTGATATTGAcctattcatttgaatcaggtgtgttggaagagggaaacatctaaaacatacaggactgtgggacctgaggaccagggttaaaGACCACTGGTTTCTGTATTACATTGAAGGATGAACTGCTCCAAACATAGTGAAATACTTTCACACCCTCCATCAATTCAGGTCTGGACGACACTGCATGCTGTCTCATGATTTACTGAAGAACATGTTGCAACGGTAGCAGAAATAACTTACTGATGAATGTTCTGtggatctctctctgcttcatcaCCTTAGCCTCCCTCTGTTTTGCCCTAGTTTCTTTTGGTCTTCTCCATACTTCTATCTTCTTCaggatctctctgtccatctcatagtggcctcctctgtttcctgccaccatctcctccatcttgtccaacagctcagtgacctgagtgtcatcacccctgttcttaatgttgaggacatgatacctgttcccacatttctcaacaagccactggagggccttcccttctgtctcaatgtgctgctcaatggTTGTGTCTCCCAGACGGTCCCCACAGGTGAACAGCACTATAGTGTGACTCCAGACTTTTTCActgagaagctgcaggtgtccctctactgatcttctctctttctctgtgaatGAGACATCCAGCTGtatgaccaggaggagagtgtggggtcctggaggacacagagacacactgcgtaCTATCTCCTGTTTAACCAGCTCAGTAGTCCACTCTAAAGGGAAATCCCTCCACCATCCTGGAGTGTCGACCACagtgacctgcctccctgctacttctccctgtctcttcacacactgagcagctgtcctcaggtcaaactcctctctgcccaggatggtgtttcctgatgaactcttccctgcacctctcccccccagcagcacaatcctcagctctgagagatggagggagtcacctgtcagagagagaaaaagagagagagagagacagagagacagagacagagagaggggaaaaaatacaTGCATGAGACATATTGAGAGATAAAGTGAGATACAGGACTAAGGGCAAACATggattacattttctttgtgaagTTTACAATGATCTGATTTTACAGGTTGTTTGAGTGAAGCATCTACACCACAAAGTAATAATGTGAGTTGCAGAAATGTTCTCTGCTCAGATAAACGTATCCTTCAAAAAACAACAATGTACTGATATCTACATTATGCACAATGTTGTTCATATATAATTGAAATTACGTTTGTCATATTCAAACCAGTCTATAAATATCCAGTATACTGCATGTCACATTGATTAGGTTATATACACCAAGACTCTGGGTGGACACTGAAAATAAACTCACCCATTAGTGATCTgagagtctctctctgttcctgcactttcatccacctctgttgtgctctctcttcctctgccctccttctctcctctatcttcttcaggatctctctgtccatctcatagtggcctcctctgtttgctgccaccatctcctccaccttgtccaacagctcagtgacctgagtgtcatcacccctgttctcattgttgaggacatgatacctgttcccacatttctcaacaagccactggagggctttcccttctctctcaatgtgctgctcaatggTTGTGTCTCCCAGACAGTCCCCACAGGTGAACAGCACTATAGTGTGACTCCAGACTTTTTCActgagaagctgcaggtgtccctctactgatcttctctctttctctgtgaatGAGACATCCAGCCCTAtaaccaggaggagagtgtggggtcctggaggacacagagacacactgtgtaCTATCTCCTGTTTAACCAGCTCAGTAGTATGTTCTACATGGAGTTGCCTCCACCATCCTGGAGTGTCGACCACagtgacctgcctccctgctacttctccctgtctcttcacacactgagcagttgtcctcaggtcaaactcctctctgcccaggatggtgtttcctgatgaactcttccctgcatatctcccccccagcagcacaatcctcagatctgagagatggagggagtcacctgtcggagagagagagagagagagagagagagagagagagagagagagagagagagagacagggagagagagagagagagagagagagagagagagagagagagagagagagagagagagagagagagagagagagagagagagagagagagggaaaaaaaattgATGCATGAGACATATTGAGAGATAAAGTGAGATACAGGACTAAGGGCAAACATggattacattttctttgtgaagTTTACAATTATCTGACTTTACAGGTTGTTTGAGTGAAGCATCTACACCACAAAGTAATAATGTGAGTTGCAGAAATGTTCTCTGCTCAGATAAACGTATCCTTCAAAAAACAACAATGTACTGATATCTACATTATGCACAATGTTGTTCATATATGATTGAAATTACGTTTGTCATATTCAAACCAGTCTATAAATATCCAGTATACTGCATGACACATTGATTAGGTTATATACACCAAGACTCTGGGTGGACACTGAAAATAAACTCACCCATTTGTGATCTgagagtctctctctgttcctgcaccttcatcagcctctgttgtgctctctcttcctctgccctccttctctcctctatcttctccaggatctctctgtccatctcatagtggcctcctctgtttcctgccaccatctcctccaccttgtccaacagctcagtgacctgagtgtcatcacccctgttctcattgttgaggacatgatacctgttcccacatttctcaacaagccactggaggtccttcccttctgtctcaatgtgctgctcaatggTTGTGTCTCCCAGACAGTCCCCATAGGTGAACAGCACTATAGTGTGACTCCAGACTCTCTCActgagaagctgcaggtgtccctctactgatcttctctcttcctctgtgaagGAGACATCCAAGTCtatgaccaggaggagagtgtgaggtcctggaggacacagagacacaccgcGTACCATCTCCTGTTTAACCAACTCAGTAGTCTCCTCTACAGGGAGATTCCTCCACCATCCTGGAGTGTCGACCACagtgacctgcctccctgctacttctccctgtctcttcacacactgagcagctgtcctcaggtcaaactcctctctgcccaggatggtgtttcctgatgaACTCTTCCCTGCATGtttcccccccagcagcacaatcctcagctctgagagatggagggagtcacctgtcagagagagagtgaaaaagagagagagacaggagagagagagagagagagagagagagagagagagagagagagagagagagagagagagagagagagagagagagagagagagagagagagagagagagaggagggaaaatatAGATGCATGAGACATATTGAGAGTTAATGTGAGATAGAGGACTAAGGGCAAACATGGATTACATTTTCTTCAGAAATGCAGAAATGTTCTCTGCTCAGATAAACTTATCCTTCAAAAAACAACCATTTACTGATATCTACATTATGCACAATGTTGTTCATATATATTTGAAATCCCACACAGCAGCACAATCTTCCGCTGTGAAAGATGGAAGGAGTCACCTGTCATAGagaggtgtggggagagagacaaacagggagagagagagagagagagagagagagagagagagagagagagagagagagactgaacgaTTTACTGAACGATGGAAGGAGTCGTAATTTATACTGTGAAGTTAAATACAACTGTTGATAACATAATATCCTGTTCATTTTTACAGGTGACATGGTGCAATGAAAACCTTCAAATGTAATCGTAACAACTGCTAACATGATGAACTTGCTGGTTATGGTGAAGTGTTTTATGACTGAAACACTGAAACGAAGACTGTTTACCTGAAGCCATAGTTGATAATCCTTCTCCTCACTTTACTCCTGGAGAGAATGCAGAGCAGGCAGGGTCTAAAAATATAAAACATGGCAATGCAAGGTCATTGTGGTCTTACGTCAACCTACCTGTAACCTACTTAGAATACATGTCAACCCTTAAACTATCTGTTAAGACCAAACATCTTCTACCCTGTGTTTATTGTAGCCCATTGTTATAGTTTATTAATTAATTCGTAAATCTGTTTAACAATGAATTACATTTTCAATCTACGTTTAACGTACATATACTCACACCACCCAGTCGAAGCCTAGCAGACGACGAAGGAAAGGCGTTGTCTTGAAAGTGAACGTTTAATATCAAAGTCTAAGTGAGAACAGTGGGGTCAGGGTACATTGCATGATAGGACTGGTGAGGGCGTTTACTGAGACAACGTGACCTGACGCTGGTCTTGGCAGTGGAGACATGCTGTGTGACTATGTACTGATAAGGTCCATGGAGCTTGAAAGGCAACATAAGTACAAGAATCTGCACGGTGCCACAGCTAATGCTACAGCCATCTCTGCTGAGGACAACCTCAAGAAGGGCCGATATTGTGGCTTTTCTCATGGGCGGGGAGAAGAACACAGCCCAGCCTATAGGAACATATGCAGATCTTGTGGAACAGCTAATCACTTCACAAGGGTCTGCATGAAAAGCAAGAGTAAGGAGGGTGAAGTGCACTccactgaaacaaacacagatgaAGGGAACAACAGCAGTCAGGACGTTAATGCTAGCGAGTGTATAGGGGCAGTGAGGGTGGTGCAGGGGCAGGAAGAGGTGGCTGAAGCCCCCGTTTGGGGTCTCCGTGTCTCCAGAGGTGCGTCAGAGGAAACAGCACGAGCTGGTGGTGGAACCCACAGCAGATGACATCCTCGTGGTGGGCTGTGGGGACAGTGACGAAGAGGCAGAATGTGACCACAACACCAAGCTGCTGGCCCTGAAAACTCTTCAGTTGAAAGTGCCAGAGGTCTGCTTTCACAGTCACATCTTGTTCTCGGACTGAAGGCAGATCCTGAGAAAGGGAAGGCTGTcgtgcccctcccccatctgacGTGAAGGCAGAGCAGCGCTTCGTCTGATTGGTATCTGACGTGAAGGCAGTGCAGCGCTTCGTCTGATTGGTCACCTACCTGGCCACCTTCCTACCGCGGCTCTCTGAAGTGTGTGAGTCACTGAGGAGGCTCATGGACAAGGACGCATTTAATTTAACATTTAATCCCAACAGTAGGGGGTGCAATTGCACATCGCCTATGGGTGGGTGACTGTCACAAGACTCGTGTTTTTTTATGAATTCCAGGGTAGGATcctaggaggagagggagagaggggagggagagggcagagagaggagagggagagagaggagaggaagagagagagagagagaggagagggagaggggagagagagagagagagagagagagagagagagagagaaagagggagagggagagagagaggagagggagaggggagagagagagggagagtgcagagagagaggagggagagagagagaggagagggagagagagaggagagggagaggggagagagagagggagagtgcagagagagagaggagg is from Osmerus mordax isolate fOsmMor3 chromosome 3, fOsmMor3.pri, whole genome shotgun sequence and encodes:
- the LOC136940342 gene encoding GTPase IMAP family member 8-like isoform X2 yields the protein MASGDSLHLSELRIVLLGGKHAGKSSSGNTILGREEFDLRTAAQCVKRQGEVAGRQVTVVDTPGWWRNLPVEETTELVKQEMVRGVSLCPPGPHTLLLVIDLDVSFTEEERRSVEGHLQLLSERVWSHTIVLFTYGDCLGDTTIEQHIETEGKDLQWLVEKCGNRYHVLNNENRGDDTQVTELLDKVEEMVAGNRGGHYEMDREILEKIEERRRAEEERAQQRLMKVQEQRETLRSQMGDSLHLSDLRIVLLGGRYAGKSSSGNTILGREEFDLRTTAQCVKRQGEVAGRQVTVVDTPGWWRQLHVEHTTELVKQEIVHSVSLCPPGPHTLLLVIGLDVSFTEKERRSVEGHLQLLSEKVWSHTIVLFTCGDCLGDTTIEQHIEREGKALQWLVEKCGNRYHVLNNENRGDDTQVTELLDKVEEMVAANRGGHYEMDREILKKIEERRRAEEERAQQRWMKVQEQRETLRSLMGDSLHLSELRIVLLGGRGAGKSSSGNTILGREEFDLRTAAQCVKRQGEVAGRQVTVVDTPGWWRDFPLEWTTELVKQEIVRSVSLCPPGPHTLLLVIQLDVSFTEKERRSVEGHLQLLSEKVWSHTIVLFTCGDRLGDTTIEQHIETEGKALQWLVEKCGNRYHVLNIKNRGDDTQVTELLDKMEEMVAGNRGGHYEMDREILKKIEVWRRPKETRAKQREAKVMKQREIHRTFISDSLHLSELRILLLGVKRAGKRSSGNTILGGEEFDLRTTAQCVKRQGEVAGRQVTVVDTPGWWRDHPLENTTELVKQEIVRSVSLCPPGPHTILLVIALDVAFREEEANSVEGHLQLLSERVWSHTIVLFTCGDRLGDTTIEQHIETEGKALQWLVEKCGNRYHVLNNGNRGDDTQVTELLDKMEEMVAANSGDVFYPEMEGTKEMNWSSEEYQTSLLPVRRARSMDFPPLMSGDSRPERDDDSDWRSEAESLLSLEKWRPSRSDVPSLGSSGYGSQTSILSHHSSGSNPHRSPHIRLTPEPAHSREPQGPTSPLPVTGARRMDFPPSKWRDGRSDVLSLRSSGYVLDDLLERNLEVRTSFKVGQILTVTGVPNPNCDRFSINVGHSVDDIALHMDVCFDYADTQKKVVFNSCQSGTWHWYQHIAKGFPFNYGKEFKVRHNLECII
- the LOC136940342 gene encoding GTPase IMAP family member 8-like isoform X1; protein product: MEEMVAGNRGGHYEMDREILKKIEVWRRPKETRAKQREAKVMKQRAIHRTFISDSLHLSELRIVLLGGKHAGKSSSGNTILGREEFDLRTAAQCVKRQGEVAGRQVTVVDTPGWWRNLPVEETTELVKQEMVRGVSLCPPGPHTLLLVIDLDVSFTEEERRSVEGHLQLLSERVWSHTIVLFTYGDCLGDTTIEQHIETEGKDLQWLVEKCGNRYHVLNNENRGDDTQVTELLDKVEEMVAGNRGGHYEMDREILEKIEERRRAEEERAQQRLMKVQEQRETLRSQMGDSLHLSDLRIVLLGGRYAGKSSSGNTILGREEFDLRTTAQCVKRQGEVAGRQVTVVDTPGWWRQLHVEHTTELVKQEIVHSVSLCPPGPHTLLLVIGLDVSFTEKERRSVEGHLQLLSEKVWSHTIVLFTCGDCLGDTTIEQHIEREGKALQWLVEKCGNRYHVLNNENRGDDTQVTELLDKVEEMVAANRGGHYEMDREILKKIEERRRAEEERAQQRWMKVQEQRETLRSLMGDSLHLSELRIVLLGGRGAGKSSSGNTILGREEFDLRTAAQCVKRQGEVAGRQVTVVDTPGWWRDFPLEWTTELVKQEIVRSVSLCPPGPHTLLLVIQLDVSFTEKERRSVEGHLQLLSEKVWSHTIVLFTCGDRLGDTTIEQHIETEGKALQWLVEKCGNRYHVLNIKNRGDDTQVTELLDKMEEMVAGNRGGHYEMDREILKKIEVWRRPKETRAKQREAKVMKQREIHRTFISDSLHLSELRILLLGVKRAGKRSSGNTILGGEEFDLRTTAQCVKRQGEVAGRQVTVVDTPGWWRDHPLENTTELVKQEIVRSVSLCPPGPHTILLVIALDVAFREEEANSVEGHLQLLSERVWSHTIVLFTCGDRLGDTTIEQHIETEGKALQWLVEKCGNRYHVLNNGNRGDDTQVTELLDKMEEMVAANSGDVFYPEMEGTKEMNWSSEEYQTSLLPVRRARSMDFPPLMSGDSRPERDDDSDWRSEAESLLSLEKWRPSRSDVPSLGSSGYGSQTSILSHHSSGSNPHRSPHIRLTPEPAHSREPQGPTSPLPVTGARRMDFPPSKWRDGRSDVLSLRSSGYVLDDLLERNLEVRTSFKVGQILTVTGVPNPNCDRFSINVGHSVDDIALHMDVCFDYADTQKKVVFNSCQSGTWHWYQHIAKGFPFNYGKEFKVRHNLECII